A region of uncultured Draconibacterium sp. DNA encodes the following proteins:
- the nusG gene encoding transcription termination/antitermination protein NusG: MSENSKKWYVLRAIGGKEKKVKEYIENEIAVGDLKGYVDQVLIPTEKVYQIRNGKKISKERNFFPGYVLIEAALVGEVTHTLRNFPNVIGFLGDTKGGDPVPMRQSEVNRILGRVDELAETDEEINIPYVVGETVKVIDGPFNGFNGTIEEINEEKKKLQVMVKIFGRKTPLELSFMQVEKE; this comes from the coding sequence ATGAGCGAAAATAGTAAAAAATGGTATGTTCTGCGTGCGATTGGCGGCAAAGAGAAGAAGGTTAAAGAATATATCGAGAACGAAATCGCGGTTGGAGACCTCAAAGGGTATGTAGATCAGGTTTTAATACCAACCGAAAAAGTTTATCAGATCCGAAATGGTAAAAAAATCAGTAAGGAGCGAAACTTTTTTCCGGGGTATGTTTTAATCGAAGCTGCTTTAGTGGGTGAAGTTACACACACACTAAGGAATTTTCCTAACGTAATCGGATTCTTAGGCGACACCAAGGGTGGAGATCCGGTACCGATGCGGCAAAGTGAGGTAAACAGGATTTTGGGTCGTGTGGATGAATTAGCAGAAACCGACGAAGAAATCAATATCCCATATGTGGTAGGAGAAACTGTGAAAGTAATCGACGGACCATTCAACGGCTTTAACGGAACCATTGAAGAAATCAATGAGGAGAAGAAGAAGCTGCAGGTGATGGTGAAGATTTTTGGACGTAAAACTCCTTTGGAACTTAGCTTTATGCAAGTTGAAAAGGAATAG
- the rplK gene encoding 50S ribosomal protein L11, producing the protein MAKEVAGLIKLQIKGGAANPSPPVGPALGAKGVNIMQFCKQFNGRTQDQAGKVLPVIITVYADKSFDFIIKQPPVAVQLLEVAKLKSGSPEPHIKKVGSVTWDQVKSIAEGKMADLNCFTVESAMKMVAGTARSMGITVKGASPFNN; encoded by the coding sequence ATGGCGAAAGAAGTTGCTGGATTAATTAAATTACAGATCAAAGGTGGTGCAGCTAATCCTTCACCACCGGTGGGACCAGCATTGGGTGCCAAAGGGGTAAACATTATGCAGTTCTGTAAACAGTTTAATGGTCGTACACAAGACCAGGCAGGAAAAGTACTTCCTGTTATTATTACTGTTTATGCAGACAAGTCTTTTGACTTCATAATCAAACAACCTCCTGTGGCTGTTCAATTATTAGAAGTTGCGAAACTGAAAAGTGGTTCACCAGAACCTCACATTAAAAAAGTGGGTTCGGTAACCTGGGATCAGGTAAAGTCTATTGCCGAAGGCAAAATGGCTGACCTGAACTGCTTTACAGTTGAATCAGCGATGAAAATGGTAGCTGGAACTGCCAGAAGTATGGGAATCACTGTAAAAGGTGCTTCACCATTCAATAACTAA
- the secE gene encoding preprotein translocase subunit SecE, translating to MKLKVYIQEAYDELMHKVTWPTWKELQSSALVVMIASFIISLVIFVMDLSFRNIMDFIYGLFY from the coding sequence ATGAAACTAAAAGTATATATACAAGAGGCCTATGATGAACTGATGCATAAAGTTACATGGCCAACTTGGAAAGAGCTACAAAGTAGCGCCTTGGTAGTAATGATTGCTTCCTTTATAATATCATTAGTTATTTTCGTTATGGATCTGTCATTCAGAAACATAATGGATTTTATTTATGGATTATTTTATTAA
- the rplL gene encoding 50S ribosomal protein L7/L12, with product MADLKQLAEELVNLTVKEVNELAGILKDEYGIEPAAAAVAVAGPAAGGGEEAAAEQTEFDVILKAAGASKLAVVKLVKELTGLGLKEAKAVVDEAPKALKEKVSKDEAEALKAQLEEAGAEVEVK from the coding sequence ATGGCAGATTTAAAACAGCTTGCAGAAGAGTTAGTAAACTTGACTGTTAAAGAGGTTAACGAATTAGCTGGTATTCTAAAAGACGAATATGGTATCGAACCAGCTGCTGCTGCAGTAGCAGTTGCAGGACCAGCTGCAGGTGGTGGCGAAGAGGCTGCTGCTGAACAAACTGAATTTGACGTGATCTTAAAAGCTGCTGGTGCATCGAAACTTGCAGTTGTTAAACTCGTTAAAGAACTAACTGGCCTTGGTCTGAAAGAAGCCAAAGCAGTTGTAGATGAAGCTCCAAAAGCGCTTAAAGAAAAAGTTTCGAAAGACGAAGCTGAAGCTTTAAAAGCACAGTTAGAAGAAGCTGGAGCTGAAGTTGAAGTAAAATAA
- the tuf gene encoding elongation factor Tu, whose amino-acid sequence MAKEHFNRDKDHVNIGTIGHVDHGKTTLTAAITTVLAKKGFCEVKAFDQIDNAPEEKERGITINTAHVEYETATRHYAHVDCPGHADYVKNMVTGAAQMDGAIIVVAATDGPMPQTREHILLARQVNVPRLVVFLNKVDMVDDEELLELVEMEVRELLDFYEFDGDNTPVIMGSALGGLNGEPEWEEKILELMEACDTWIPLPPRDVDKPFLMPVEDVFSITGRGTVATGRIETGIIHTGDEMQLIGLGAEGRKTVCTGVEMFRKILDEGMAGDNVGLLLRGVDKKEIKRGQILAKPGSITPHNKFKAEVYVLKKEEGGRHTPFHNKYRPQFYLRTLDVTGEIHLEEGREMVMPGDNVTIEVDLIYPVALNLGLRFAIREGGRTVGAGQITEIL is encoded by the coding sequence ATGGCTAAAGAACATTTTAACAGGGACAAGGACCATGTGAACATTGGTACTATCGGCCACGTTGACCATGGTAAAACTACCTTAACTGCTGCTATTACTACTGTTTTAGCAAAAAAAGGCTTTTGCGAAGTAAAAGCATTTGATCAAATTGATAACGCTCCTGAAGAGAAAGAAAGGGGTATTACAATTAACACTGCTCACGTTGAGTACGAAACAGCAACACGTCACTATGCACACGTTGACTGTCCGGGTCACGCCGACTACGTAAAGAACATGGTAACTGGTGCTGCCCAGATGGACGGTGCTATTATCGTTGTTGCTGCAACTGATGGTCCTATGCCACAGACTCGCGAGCACATTCTTCTTGCACGTCAGGTAAACGTTCCTCGTTTGGTTGTATTCCTGAATAAAGTGGATATGGTTGACGACGAAGAGTTATTAGAATTGGTTGAAATGGAAGTACGTGAACTTCTTGATTTCTACGAATTCGACGGCGATAACACTCCTGTTATTATGGGATCTGCTCTTGGTGGTTTGAACGGAGAGCCAGAGTGGGAAGAAAAAATTCTTGAGCTGATGGAAGCTTGTGATACTTGGATTCCACTTCCTCCACGTGATGTTGATAAACCATTCCTGATGCCTGTAGAGGACGTATTCTCAATCACAGGTCGTGGTACTGTAGCAACTGGTCGTATCGAAACTGGTATTATTCACACAGGTGATGAAATGCAGTTGATCGGTTTGGGTGCTGAAGGTCGTAAGACTGTTTGTACTGGTGTTGAGATGTTCCGTAAGATTTTGGACGAAGGTATGGCAGGTGACAACGTTGGTTTGTTGTTGCGTGGTGTTGACAAGAAAGAAATCAAACGTGGACAGATTTTGGCAAAACCTGGTTCAATCACTCCTCACAACAAATTTAAAGCTGAGGTTTACGTATTGAAAAAAGAAGAAGGTGGTCGTCACACTCCATTCCATAACAAATACCGTCCTCAATTCTACTTACGTACTCTTGACGTAACTGGTGAAATTCACTTGGAAGAAGGTCGTGAAATGGTTATGCCTGGTGATAACGTAACTATTGAAGTAGATTTGATTTATCCGGTAGCATTGAACTTAGGTCTTCGTTTCGCAATCCGCGAAGGTGGACGTACAGTAGGTGCAGGTCAGATAACTGAAATTCTTTAA
- the rplJ gene encoding 50S ribosomal protein L10, producing MKSSEKQVIINQLQEQIDSYDHFYLTDIAGLNAENTSDLRRLCFSQDVKLVVVKNTLLRKALENSAKEAEEIFDALKGNTTVMFSSNGNAPAKLIKDFAKKHKKPILKAAYVEESIYMGADQLEALIAVKSKNELIADVVALLQSPMKTVLGQLQSGGNIIHGVLDTLKEKE from the coding sequence ATGAAGAGTTCAGAGAAACAAGTTATTATTAATCAGTTACAAGAACAGATAGATTCATACGACCATTTTTACCTGACCGACATTGCCGGCTTAAATGCTGAAAATACCAGTGATTTAAGGAGACTATGTTTCAGCCAAGATGTAAAACTGGTTGTTGTTAAGAATACTCTACTACGAAAAGCTCTTGAGAACTCTGCTAAAGAGGCTGAAGAGATTTTTGATGCACTAAAGGGAAACACCACAGTAATGTTTTCTTCAAACGGTAATGCACCGGCTAAATTGATTAAAGACTTCGCTAAAAAGCATAAAAAGCCTATATTAAAGGCTGCTTATGTCGAAGAATCGATTTACATGGGAGCCGACCAATTGGAGGCATTAATAGCCGTTAAATCTAAAAACGAGCTTATTGCTGATGTTGTTGCTCTGTTACAATCACCAATGAAAACAGTTCTCGGACAGTTGCAGTCTGGTGGTAATATAATTCACGGTGTTCTTGATACACTGAAGGAAAAAGAATAA
- the raiA gene encoding ribosome-associated translation inhibitor RaiA: MEVKINSVHFNADQKLVEFVSKKVNKLDTFFDGILKAEVILKVAKPEAANNKVSELKVSIPSKENLFAKKQADTFEEATDLAIDAIKKQLVKYKEKLKSK, translated from the coding sequence ATGGAAGTAAAAATTAATTCAGTGCATTTTAACGCCGACCAGAAGTTGGTGGAATTCGTAAGTAAAAAAGTAAACAAACTGGATACTTTTTTTGATGGTATATTAAAGGCTGAGGTAATCCTTAAGGTTGCAAAGCCCGAGGCAGCAAATAATAAAGTTTCTGAGTTAAAAGTTTCCATTCCTTCAAAGGAGAATCTTTTTGCAAAAAAGCAGGCAGATACATTTGAAGAAGCGACAGATTTAGCTATCGATGCTATTAAGAAACAGCTTGTTAAATACAAGGAAAAATTGAAGAGTAAATAA
- the rplA gene encoding 50S ribosomal protein L1 produces MFYDGQNYEKSKASSDKLEKGKVYSIDEAAELVKEITFTKFDASVDIDVRLGVDPRKANQMVRGVVSLPHGTGKEVRVLAMVTPDKEQEAKDAGADYVGLDEYVEKIKGGWTDVDVIITMPPVMGKVGQLGRILGPRGLMPNPKSGTVTMEVGKAISEVKQGKIDFKVDKFGIVHTSIGKVSFSADKIKDNAVEFINMINKLKPVAAKGTYIKSIYLSSTMSPGIQVEAKSFAE; encoded by the coding sequence ATCTTTTACGATGGGCAGAATTACGAAAAATCAAAAGCGTCTTCGGATAAACTCGAAAAAGGAAAAGTTTACTCTATCGATGAAGCAGCAGAGTTGGTGAAAGAAATTACATTTACCAAATTTGATGCATCAGTTGATATCGATGTTAGACTTGGAGTTGATCCTAGAAAAGCTAACCAGATGGTTAGAGGCGTAGTTTCGTTACCCCATGGGACAGGTAAAGAGGTACGTGTTTTGGCAATGGTTACTCCTGACAAAGAACAGGAAGCCAAAGATGCCGGAGCCGACTATGTAGGACTTGACGAGTACGTTGAGAAAATAAAAGGTGGTTGGACCGATGTAGATGTTATTATTACCATGCCTCCAGTAATGGGGAAAGTTGGGCAGTTAGGACGTATTTTAGGTCCTCGTGGCTTAATGCCAAACCCAAAAAGTGGTACAGTAACTATGGAAGTTGGAAAAGCTATCTCCGAAGTAAAACAGGGTAAGATTGATTTTAAAGTTGATAAATTTGGTATTGTTCATACTTCAATCGGGAAAGTTTCTTTCTCGGCTGATAAAATTAAAGACAACGCCGTTGAGTTTATCAACATGATCAACAAATTAAAACCTGTTGCTGCAAAAGGAACCTACATTAAGAGTATCTATTTATCAAGTACCATGAGCCCTGGTATTCAAGTAGAAGCTAAGTCGTTTGCAGAATAA
- a CDS encoding tyrosine-type recombinase/integrase, producing the protein MSYQESFINFLKYEKRYSPHTVKAYEKDLDRFVEFCTKMVGDFVVKDVGLKLLRSWVVDLMEHDYNPSSVSRMMTAVKSFYNFLLREQVVDINPAINVPLPKIRKKLPHFVEENNLNHLLDDDLFDNGFRGRRDKLIISLFYGTGIRLAELINLKDRDFNTAEYLIKVLGKRNKERIVPYPREINQLFNDYLEIRNDEIVNNSGYLFVTEKGKQIYEKLVYRVVKSNLARVTSLEKKSPHVLRHTYATHLLNNGADLNAVKELLGHANLAATQVYTHTTFEKLQQSYKQAHPRGGKND; encoded by the coding sequence ATGAGTTATCAGGAATCGTTTATCAATTTTTTGAAGTATGAGAAGAGATATTCTCCTCATACGGTGAAAGCATATGAAAAAGACCTCGATCGGTTTGTGGAATTTTGCACAAAAATGGTCGGGGATTTTGTTGTTAAAGATGTTGGCCTCAAACTACTTCGTTCTTGGGTGGTAGACTTAATGGAGCACGATTATAATCCGAGTTCGGTAAGCAGAATGATGACGGCGGTAAAGTCGTTCTATAACTTTTTGCTTCGCGAGCAGGTTGTTGATATCAATCCGGCTATAAATGTTCCACTTCCGAAAATAAGGAAGAAGCTGCCGCATTTTGTTGAGGAGAATAATCTGAACCATCTGTTAGATGATGATCTTTTTGATAATGGATTCAGAGGGAGGAGAGATAAATTGATCATTTCGTTATTTTACGGGACCGGCATTCGTTTGGCAGAGCTAATCAACCTGAAAGATCGGGATTTTAACACTGCCGAATATTTGATTAAGGTACTGGGAAAGCGGAATAAGGAAAGGATTGTTCCCTATCCAAGAGAAATTAACCAATTGTTTAATGATTATTTAGAAATAAGAAACGACGAAATCGTAAACAATAGTGGCTATTTATTTGTAACGGAAAAAGGAAAGCAGATTTACGAAAAACTGGTTTACCGCGTTGTAAAAAGTAATTTAGCCAGGGTGACATCTCTTGAGAAGAAGAGCCCGCATGTTTTGAGGCACACATACGCAACACATTTGTTGAATAATGGTGCCGATCTTAATGCAGTAAAAGAATTGCTTGGGCATGCAAATTTGGCAGCAACTCAGGTGTATACACACACTACATTCGAGAAGCTGCAACAGAGTTATAAACAAGCCCACCCTCGTGGTGGTAAAAACGATTAA